In one Pelorhabdus rhamnosifermentans genomic region, the following are encoded:
- a CDS encoding 4-hydroxy-2-oxovalerate aldolase: MKIMDCTLRDGANVVGKGFPGELTTLIIKGLIASHVKTIEFGHATGLGATENGAGEAPLSDEEYLDLVAPYAKKAELGMFLLAKNATPKSIKMAADKKLCFLRVGANAGDADQAEAAIKMVRDAGLSAKYSIMKAYVLSPAELAEEAAKLEIFGVQAITIMDSAGYMLPQQAFAYTKQAVEAVKVPVGFHGHNNLGLAVANAIAAEEAGAEFIDCGLMGMARSAGNISTEAVIAAFQRLGKAKEYALYDLLSFIENELRPKMIEYGYHDPIPPLDLVLGYSGCHSSFVPLFKDVSTAKGVNLYKLIVATSIKNRKCPTKELMESTADRLLTSK, from the coding sequence ATGAAAATTATGGATTGTACTTTACGAGATGGGGCAAATGTGGTTGGAAAAGGTTTTCCCGGTGAATTAACCACCTTAATAATCAAAGGATTAATCGCCAGTCATGTTAAAACGATTGAGTTTGGCCATGCAACAGGGCTTGGAGCTACAGAAAACGGCGCAGGAGAAGCGCCTTTATCCGATGAGGAATATCTTGATTTAGTCGCACCATATGCAAAAAAGGCAGAGCTTGGGATGTTCTTACTGGCTAAGAATGCAACTCCTAAAAGTATAAAGATGGCAGCAGATAAAAAGCTTTGTTTTTTACGTGTCGGCGCCAACGCCGGTGATGCTGACCAGGCAGAAGCGGCAATAAAAATGGTTAGGGATGCCGGATTGTCTGCCAAGTATAGCATAATGAAAGCTTATGTTTTATCTCCGGCAGAATTGGCGGAAGAAGCTGCCAAATTGGAAATCTTTGGTGTGCAAGCCATAACGATCATGGATTCTGCCGGCTATATGTTGCCACAGCAAGCTTTTGCGTATACCAAACAGGCTGTAGAAGCTGTAAAAGTTCCTGTGGGATTTCATGGGCATAACAATTTGGGATTGGCAGTTGCCAACGCCATTGCTGCGGAAGAAGCCGGTGCAGAGTTCATTGATTGCGGCTTGATGGGAATGGCGCGCAGTGCGGGAAATATTTCGACTGAAGCCGTTATAGCTGCGTTTCAAAGGCTGGGAAAAGCTAAAGAGTATGCGCTGTATGACTTACTGTCATTTATAGAAAATGAGCTGAGACCCAAAATGATTGAATATGGATATCATGACCCTATTCCTCCTTTAGATTTGGTGCTTGGTTATTCAGGCTGCCATTCGAGCTTTGTTCCATTATTTAAAGATGTGTCTACGGCCAAAGGAGTTAATCTATATAAATTAATTGTGGCAACATCCATTAAAAATAGGAAATGCCCAACCAAAGAGCTTATGGAAAGCACAGCAGATAGGTTACTTACAAGTAAATAG
- a CDS encoding helix-turn-helix domain-containing protein, translated as MISREKFSERLKALRTAKNLSHAALGNKLGVSKALIGHWETGFRLPSLEVANALADYFDVSIDYLVGKSDKPERK; from the coding sequence ATGATATCAAGAGAAAAATTTTCAGAACGGCTGAAGGCATTACGTACTGCCAAAAACTTAAGTCACGCTGCTTTAGGCAATAAATTAGGCGTATCAAAGGCATTAATCGGTCATTGGGAAACCGGTTTTCGCTTGCCGAGTTTGGAAGTTGCCAATGCTTTAGCTGACTATTTTGACGTGTCAATAGATTATCTTGTTGGCAAGTCGGACAAGCCAGAAAGGAAATGA
- a CDS encoding transposase gives MVRAARLKSDSGIYHIMLRGINRQLILEDEYDKQKLKEVLQQCKEICGYEIYAYCFLGNHIHLLMKEGKESLEQIFKRIGARYVYYFNQKYKRVGHLFQDRFKSEPINDDSYLLTVLSYIHNNPVQAGLSKTPSEYQWSSYREYIGKSSLVDVEIVLGMITKGQFVDLHKQVSQDNILDISEDNFRITDAEAVRMIKEVCGVNSSEIVGMDITKRNQYIKKLKERGLSIRQISRVTGVSKGSIEKIK, from the coding sequence GTGGTAAGAGCAGCCCGATTAAAAAGTGATAGCGGCATATATCATATAATGCTGAGAGGTATAAATAGGCAGCTAATTTTAGAAGATGAATACGATAAGCAAAAACTTAAAGAAGTGTTGCAGCAATGTAAAGAAATATGTGGATATGAAATATATGCGTATTGTTTTTTAGGCAATCATATTCATCTATTAATGAAAGAGGGTAAAGAAAGTTTAGAGCAAATTTTTAAGAGAATAGGTGCTAGGTATGTATACTATTTCAATCAGAAATATAAGAGAGTAGGGCATTTATTTCAGGATAGATTTAAAAGCGAGCCAATCAATGATGATAGCTATTTATTAACGGTATTAAGCTACATTCATAATAATCCAGTCCAAGCCGGACTGAGTAAAACACCATCTGAGTATCAATGGAGTAGCTACAGAGAATATATAGGAAAAAGTAGCCTCGTCGATGTTGAAATTGTGTTAGGAATGATAACGAAAGGACAATTTGTAGATTTGCATAAACAGGTAAGTCAAGATAATATTTTAGATATCAGTGAAGATAACTTTAGAATAACAGATGCCGAAGCGGTACGAATGATAAAAGAAGTATGTGGAGTAAATAGTAGTGAAATTGTCGGAATGGATATAACCAAAAGAAATCAATATATTAAAAAGCTGAAGGAAAGGGGGTTATCAATACGGCAAATTTCCAGAGTAACAGGAGTTAGTAAAGGAAGTATTGAAAAAATCAAGTAG
- a CDS encoding HEPN domain-containing protein: MGKAKECLADAQDAFEESRLANSINRSYYAMFHATRALLAIDSFDSKKHSSILGYFNQYYIASKKIEVSYYKMVTNAFRVRNKTDYDDFYIVSKEEAQQQLENSQAFTDFMDGYIAGLIKQE; encoded by the coding sequence ATGGGAAAGGCAAAGGAGTGCCTGGCTGATGCACAGGACGCTTTTGAAGAGAGCCGGTTGGCAAATTCGATTAATCGGTCTTATTATGCTATGTTCCATGCCACAAGGGCGTTATTGGCTATTGATAGCTTTGACTCTAAAAAGCATTCGAGCATCCTTGGCTATTTTAACCAATATTATATTGCTAGTAAAAAAATTGAGGTTAGTTACTATAAGATGGTTACTAATGCTTTTCGGGTCCGTAATAAAACGGACTACGATGATTTTTATATCGTAAGCAAAGAGGAAGCGCAGCAACAGTTAGAAAATTCTCAGGCTTTTACTGACTTTATGGATGGCTATATTGCTGGTTTGATAAAGCAGGAGTGA
- a CDS encoding WG repeat-containing protein codes for MELKSNIKLLVVVMSMSIISLACLANVSAEALIAQQEVININSDLNNSETTLVQKASPIPQKEIDVILAPVKIDGKWGFIDETGTFIIPPIFDEVKTFQDGLVAVKNRGKWGYYNKYGKNIVPVQFKEVSEYKEGYTAVKNDNDKWGFYDKSGNVIIPIQFSEVKGFKDGVALVKDNKKWGFYDNNGKPIIPAQFTEEQFFSEELAPVKTDDKWGFIDRSGKIVIPCQYQEAMGYSEGLAAVKINDKWGYIDKNGGLIIGAQFKGVAHGFNEGLSAVNIDGKWKYIDKTGNVLFTAPFDTVLPFQDGLAEVRVTKKSVGFFDVLAFAVGASVNYYEIDTRDIKSNEKRGYIDRSGKVIVPTKYDCVNTYNDGLAIVKIDDKWGCVDKKGTFVITPQYEEMSQFQDGIAKVKVNGKWGVVNKSGKLLSNYQFDEVYPFSDGLAAVNQDRKWGFLSKEGKVTILPQFDEVHNFNEDLAVVKYNDMWCVINIDGKVVIKSWHGVSKLSDFSNGLVAVKVDGKWGYMNKSGKLVIQPSFNDAGLFLVM; via the coding sequence TTGGAACTTAAAAGTAATATAAAACTTCTAGTAGTAGTGATGAGTATGAGTATCATATCACTGGCGTGTTTAGCAAATGTATCGGCCGAAGCGTTGATAGCACAACAAGAGGTAATAAACATTAACTCTGATTTGAATAATTCAGAAACAACCTTGGTTCAGAAAGCAAGTCCGATACCTCAAAAGGAAATAGATGTAATTTTAGCGCCGGTCAAAATTGATGGCAAGTGGGGATTTATTGATGAGACTGGAACGTTTATAATACCTCCTATCTTTGATGAAGTGAAAACTTTTCAAGATGGACTGGTAGCAGTCAAAAACCGAGGTAAATGGGGCTATTATAATAAATACGGTAAAAATATTGTGCCTGTTCAATTTAAAGAAGTAAGTGAGTATAAAGAAGGTTATACCGCGGTAAAGAATGATAATGACAAATGGGGATTCTATGATAAAAGTGGCAACGTTATTATACCGATACAGTTTAGCGAGGTAAAAGGATTTAAAGACGGTGTAGCTCTCGTAAAAGATAATAAAAAATGGGGCTTTTATGATAATAATGGGAAGCCGATAATTCCGGCACAGTTTACCGAAGAACAATTTTTTTCAGAAGAACTAGCGCCGGTGAAAACTGATGATAAATGGGGCTTTATTGATCGAAGCGGGAAAATAGTAATACCATGCCAATACCAAGAAGCGATGGGGTATAGTGAAGGTTTAGCTGCTGTGAAAATTAATGACAAGTGGGGTTATATTGATAAAAATGGCGGTTTAATAATAGGTGCACAATTTAAAGGTGTCGCACACGGATTTAATGAAGGTTTGTCAGCAGTAAATATTGATGGGAAATGGAAGTATATTGATAAAACGGGTAATGTTTTATTCACGGCACCGTTTGATACTGTTCTACCCTTTCAGGATGGTCTGGCTGAAGTTCGGGTAACAAAAAAAAGTGTGGGATTTTTTGACGTATTGGCATTTGCCGTTGGGGCTAGCGTCAATTATTATGAAATAGATACTAGAGACATAAAGAGCAATGAAAAACGCGGTTATATTGATCGGAGTGGAAAAGTTATTGTGCCGACAAAATATGATTGTGTGAATACATATAATGATGGTTTGGCAATTGTAAAGATTGACGATAAATGGGGCTGTGTTGATAAAAAGGGCACATTTGTCATTACGCCTCAATATGAAGAAATGTCACAATTCCAAGATGGTATAGCTAAGGTAAAGGTTAATGGCAAGTGGGGGGTTGTAAATAAAAGTGGAAAGCTTTTATCGAATTATCAGTTTGATGAGGTTTATCCATTTTCGGATGGTTTGGCTGCAGTGAACCAGGATAGAAAGTGGGGATTTCTTTCAAAAGAGGGAAAGGTTACAATTTTACCGCAGTTTGATGAAGTTCATAACTTTAATGAAGACTTAGCAGTAGTTAAGTATAATGATATGTGGTGTGTAATCAATATTGATGGAAAAGTTGTGATTAAGTCATGGCACGGCGTCTCAAAATTATCGGATTTTTCTAATGGTCTAGTTGCAGTAAAGGTTGATGGAAAATGGGGATATATGAATAAAAGTGGAAAATTGGTTATCCAGCCAAGCTTTAATGATGCGGGGCTATTTTTAGTAATGTAG
- a CDS encoding TetR/AcrR family transcriptional regulator gives MVYRHEREAAEDMRTKREQILDAAYVIFSQKGYHRATIDEIIDLAATGKGTVYNYFHNKEELFYILVKERSDPFELAIQDVVESLQPPMQKIQLLIRMYLQFYVTNADLWRVLMHEMRGFSGSSGLTEKQRDKYRSAFHATIALLEEVIREGIEQQVIRPCNANQAAYGLFSVIMMMVFQKFAGTTPESFEKSAIQIADIFFHGVAWRE, from the coding sequence ATGGTTTATCGACATGAACGGGAAGCGGCAGAAGACATGCGTACGAAGCGTGAGCAAATTTTGGATGCAGCGTATGTTATATTTTCCCAAAAAGGTTATCATCGGGCTACGATTGATGAGATTATTGACTTGGCTGCGACAGGCAAAGGTACGGTGTACAATTATTTTCATAATAAAGAAGAGCTCTTTTACATCCTTGTGAAAGAACGAAGCGATCCCTTTGAATTGGCTATTCAGGATGTTGTGGAAAGTTTACAGCCGCCAATGCAAAAAATTCAATTGCTTATTCGCATGTATTTGCAGTTTTATGTTACAAATGCTGACTTATGGCGCGTGTTGATGCATGAAATGCGTGGCTTTTCCGGTAGTAGTGGTTTAACGGAAAAACAACGTGATAAGTATCGCAGTGCTTTTCATGCTACCATTGCGTTGTTAGAAGAAGTCATCCGTGAAGGCATAGAACAGCAAGTGATTCGTCCGTGTAATGCCAATCAGGCTGCTTACGGACTTTTTAGTGTCATTATGATGATGGTCTTTCAAAAATTTGCCGGTACGACACCGGAAAGTTTTGAAAAATCGGCCATACAAATAGCGGATATTTTTTTTCACGGTGTGGCTTGGCGAGAATAA
- a CDS encoding MetQ/NlpA family ABC transporter substrate-binding protein, whose product MKKLIQFLTTSLLVVFSLTLLAGCGSQSTAPENKVIKVGVTAGPHAEIMDEVKKLAEKQGLKIEVVEFNDYIQPNVALNQGDIDLNSFQHEPYLKNIVKDRGFDIVSIGKGVIFPMGIYSKKVKDLNQVADGGTIAIPNDPTNGGRALLLLQQKGLLKLKEGAGLTASADDIAENPKHLNIKELDAAQIPRSLDDIDAAAINTNYALTAGLNPVKDSIALESGESPYANIIAARGQDKDNPAYLKLVEIYHSDQIKAFIQEHFKGSVIAGW is encoded by the coding sequence ATGAAAAAGCTGATTCAATTCTTAACTACCAGCCTGCTTGTGGTCTTCTCTTTGACCTTGCTCGCAGGCTGCGGCAGTCAAAGCACTGCCCCGGAAAATAAAGTCATTAAAGTCGGCGTCACTGCTGGTCCCCATGCCGAAATTATGGATGAAGTGAAAAAGTTGGCTGAAAAGCAGGGACTCAAAATCGAAGTCGTTGAATTTAACGATTATATTCAACCCAATGTCGCCCTCAATCAAGGGGATATTGATCTCAACAGTTTTCAACATGAACCCTACCTAAAAAATATTGTCAAAGACCGTGGTTTTGATATTGTATCCATTGGCAAAGGCGTTATTTTCCCCATGGGAATTTACTCGAAGAAAGTAAAAGACTTAAATCAAGTGGCTGATGGCGGAACCATCGCCATTCCAAACGACCCAACAAACGGGGGGCGCGCACTTTTACTGTTACAGCAAAAAGGACTGTTGAAATTAAAAGAAGGTGCGGGTCTCACAGCCTCTGCCGACGATATTGCTGAAAATCCAAAACATTTGAACATAAAAGAACTGGATGCCGCTCAAATTCCTCGTTCACTTGATGACATTGATGCCGCTGCCATTAACACCAATTACGCCCTTACAGCTGGTTTAAACCCTGTAAAAGATTCGATTGCTTTAGAAAGCGGTGAATCACCTTATGCCAATATCATTGCTGCCCGTGGCCAAGATAAAGACAATCCGGCTTATTTAAAACTTGTTGAAATTTATCACTCTGATCAAATAAAAGCCTTTATTCAAGAACACTTCAAAGGCTCCGTCATTGCCGGCTGGTAA
- a CDS encoding methionine ABC transporter permease produces MSQEIVNLLTTALGQTIYMVTISALIATFIGIPLGVTLVTTSKGHILEKPALNKFLAIIVNATRSVPFIILMVAIIPLTRIIAGTSIGTSAAMVPLSIAAIPFVGRIIESALKEVDHGLIEAAQSLGASPLQIIWKVLIPEAMSGIALGLTITVINLIGYSAMAGAIGGGGLGDLAIRYGYQRFRGDIMLMTVIILIIMVQVVQGLGDYVAHRLNKR; encoded by the coding sequence ATGTCGCAAGAAATTGTTAATTTACTTACAACCGCCTTAGGTCAAACGATCTATATGGTAACGATTTCTGCACTTATTGCTACGTTCATCGGTATCCCCCTTGGTGTCACACTTGTAACAACAAGTAAAGGACATATTCTTGAAAAGCCGGCCTTAAATAAATTTTTAGCCATCATTGTCAATGCCACACGTTCCGTGCCATTTATCATTTTAATGGTGGCCATTATTCCTCTCACACGAATCATTGCCGGTACCTCGATTGGCACAAGTGCTGCTATGGTTCCGCTAAGCATTGCCGCCATTCCTTTTGTCGGTCGTATTATCGAATCCGCCTTAAAAGAAGTGGATCACGGACTCATTGAAGCCGCTCAGTCACTCGGTGCCTCACCGCTTCAAATTATTTGGAAAGTATTAATTCCTGAAGCCATGTCGGGTATTGCGCTGGGACTGACCATTACAGTCATTAATCTCATTGGTTATTCTGCCATGGCAGGTGCCATCGGCGGCGGCGGTCTGGGCGACCTTGCCATTCGCTACGGCTATCAGCGGTTTCGCGGCGATATTATGCTCATGACAGTGATTATTCTCATTATTATGGTTCAAGTTGTACAGGGCCTAGGCGATTATGTTGCGCATCGCTTAAATAAACGCTAA
- a CDS encoding methionine ABC transporter ATP-binding protein produces MITLQQISKTYQGSSGPVPALTDINLHVAKGDIFGIIGKSGAGKSTLIRCINMLERPTTGTVTVDGQALSNLKEKDLREARKKISMIFQHFNLLSSRTVFDNVAFPLELAGKSKAEIQAEIQPLLELVELSDKQNHYPAQLSGGQKQRVGIARALASHPKVLLCDEATSALDPQTTHSILNLLKDINKKFQLTIVLITHEMQVIKEICNKVAVIEDGRIVEEGPVLDIFTTPQSATTQDFINTLAKNNIEELLGNRVITKDATASNNLLIKLTFFGTSADEPVIASLIRQFNVEANILYGNIDHINGTPYGTLVLELSGEQPKIQAAFTFLQAKDLRIEVIGYVARNC; encoded by the coding sequence TTGATTACTTTACAGCAAATCTCAAAAACTTATCAAGGCTCATCTGGCCCTGTCCCGGCCTTAACCGATATTAATCTTCATGTGGCCAAAGGAGATATTTTTGGTATTATCGGCAAAAGTGGTGCAGGCAAAAGTACGCTCATTCGCTGCATTAATATGCTTGAACGGCCCACAACAGGAACCGTTACCGTTGACGGTCAAGCACTGTCGAACTTAAAAGAAAAAGATCTCAGAGAAGCACGTAAAAAAATCAGTATGATTTTCCAGCACTTTAATTTGCTATCGTCGCGAACAGTTTTTGACAATGTGGCCTTCCCCTTAGAACTGGCTGGCAAAAGCAAAGCCGAAATTCAAGCGGAAATCCAACCTCTTCTGGAACTCGTGGAACTATCTGACAAACAGAATCACTATCCTGCTCAGCTCAGTGGTGGACAAAAACAGCGCGTGGGTATCGCCCGGGCCTTAGCCAGTCATCCCAAAGTATTGTTGTGTGATGAGGCCACATCCGCCCTTGATCCTCAGACAACCCATTCCATTTTGAATTTACTCAAGGACATTAATAAAAAATTTCAGTTAACCATTGTACTCATAACGCATGAAATGCAAGTCATTAAAGAAATTTGCAACAAAGTCGCTGTAATTGAAGATGGACGGATTGTTGAAGAAGGACCTGTACTCGATATTTTCACAACCCCCCAATCAGCAACAACACAAGACTTCATTAATACGCTGGCTAAAAATAATATCGAAGAACTCCTTGGTAATCGCGTCATCACCAAAGACGCCACAGCAAGCAACAATTTGCTGATTAAATTAACCTTTTTCGGTACCTCAGCAGATGAACCCGTCATTGCAAGTCTCATTCGTCAGTTTAATGTTGAAGCGAACATCCTCTATGGTAACATTGATCATATTAATGGTACCCCCTATGGTACACTTGTTCTAGAGCTATCAGGCGAGCAGCCCAAAATTCAAGCAGCATTTACCTTCTTACAAGCCAAAGATTTAAGAATTGAGGTGATTGGTTATGTCGCAAGAAATTGTTAA
- a CDS encoding YerC/YecD family TrpR-related protein, with the protein MSINPKLQDPHTDQLFRAVLAIENLEECYQFFEDICTISELKAMAQRLEVARMLKNGTIYDDIVTETGASTATISRVKRCLYYGADGYKMILPRLETTKKEEKPE; encoded by the coding sequence ATGTCAATCAATCCAAAATTACAAGACCCTCACACCGATCAATTATTTCGGGCTGTGTTGGCTATTGAAAATTTAGAAGAATGCTATCAGTTTTTTGAAGATATTTGTACCATTAGTGAACTAAAGGCCATGGCGCAGCGCTTGGAAGTGGCCAGAATGCTTAAAAATGGTACCATTTATGATGATATTGTGACTGAGACGGGGGCGAGTACAGCCACAATCAGCCGCGTAAAACGCTGCCTTTATTATGGGGCTGATGGTTACAAGATGATTTTGCCGAGGTTGGAAACAACAAAGAAAGAGGAGAAGCCTGAATGA
- the hisZ gene encoding ATP phosphoribosyltransferase regulatory subunit produces MKNNQFLPQIAYGTRDFLPQEAKRKRVIENRLANLFAAWDYDEVITPTFEYLETVAVASESTGYAQNMFKFFDQTNRLLVLRPEMTTPIARVASTRLHEVDRPLRLSYLASVFRQEEYQAGRQCEFHQAGVELMGVPGPAADAEVIALAVETMAACGLKDFQISLGHMQFISGLMEESHLSVIERQQIKQLLMARDLVALKEAVAASGLSSEAQQVLLELPLLHGKEELLVAARKFAQHDVSRQALDDLAQVFELLKNYGVADHVEFDLGMIRDFDYYTGIVFEGYTPGLGFPVCGGGRYDQLLASFGADSPATGFALGMERILLALERQHIELPIVEKSLYVAWTENKAQEAIQTATELRKKGARVALAFLPQSRQEAAEFVRDKGYEELIYCGD; encoded by the coding sequence ATGAAAAACAACCAATTTTTGCCGCAAATAGCTTATGGAACACGTGATTTCTTGCCACAGGAAGCGAAACGAAAAAGAGTGATTGAAAATCGTTTGGCTAATCTTTTCGCTGCCTGGGATTACGATGAAGTCATTACCCCGACTTTTGAATATTTGGAAACGGTCGCAGTGGCATCTGAAAGCACGGGTTATGCACAAAATATGTTTAAATTTTTTGACCAGACCAATCGGCTCCTCGTATTGCGTCCTGAGATGACGACACCGATTGCGCGTGTGGCGTCAACTCGTCTTCATGAAGTAGACCGTCCACTTCGCTTGTCTTATTTGGCCAGTGTTTTTCGCCAAGAGGAATACCAGGCAGGCAGGCAGTGTGAATTTCATCAGGCAGGTGTCGAACTTATGGGGGTTCCCGGCCCGGCAGCTGATGCAGAAGTCATTGCTTTGGCAGTAGAAACTATGGCCGCTTGCGGGTTGAAAGATTTTCAAATTAGTTTAGGACATATGCAGTTTATTAGCGGGCTCATGGAAGAAAGTCACTTATCAGTCATTGAGCGCCAGCAAATCAAACAGCTTCTGATGGCGCGGGATTTGGTGGCGCTAAAAGAGGCTGTGGCAGCCTCGGGCCTGTCGTCTGAAGCCCAACAGGTATTATTAGAACTGCCACTGCTGCATGGTAAGGAAGAACTGCTTGTAGCGGCCCGGAAGTTTGCTCAGCATGATGTTTCGCGGCAGGCTTTGGATGATCTTGCCCAGGTTTTTGAACTATTGAAAAATTATGGCGTGGCTGATCATGTGGAATTTGATCTTGGCATGATTCGCGATTTTGATTATTATACAGGAATTGTATTTGAAGGCTATACGCCGGGACTTGGGTTTCCTGTTTGCGGTGGTGGTCGTTATGATCAATTATTGGCTTCTTTTGGTGCCGATTCTCCTGCTACAGGTTTTGCCTTAGGAATGGAACGCATATTATTGGCTTTAGAACGGCAGCATATTGAACTGCCTATTGTTGAAAAAAGTCTCTATGTAGCTTGGACGGAAAATAAAGCTCAGGAGGCGATTCAAACGGCTACTGAGCTTCGAAAAAAGGGTGCGCGCGTGGCTTTGGCTTTTTTGCCGCAAAGTCGACAAGAAGCAGCAGAATTTGTTCGTGACAAAGGGTATGAAGAACTGATTTATTGTGGAGACTAA
- a CDS encoding HDIG domain-containing metalloprotein: protein MFKRVKQFLRALTAKIDQADEDFLSHYLTTTEQALFQQMTLPDRRHSLNVAYCAQQLMKPMMHSKQRLLVRSALLHDIGRAEKNLSTAMKVMAVLFSAAFPNFSRRWSETKGTKYIKYDLANFRQVLFVYYHHGEMGACRLQKLGAEPEIIELVAKHHDLPAADDSPELVILRQADQMN from the coding sequence ATGTTTAAACGAGTAAAACAATTTTTGCGCGCCCTAACAGCCAAAATAGACCAAGCTGACGAAGACTTTCTGAGTCACTATTTAACAACAACTGAACAGGCGTTATTTCAACAAATGACCTTGCCTGATAGGCGTCATTCTTTGAATGTTGCCTATTGTGCACAGCAACTAATGAAGCCGATGATGCACAGTAAACAGAGGTTACTGGTGCGTTCGGCTTTGCTTCATGACATAGGGCGTGCCGAAAAGAATTTAAGCACAGCCATGAAGGTCATGGCTGTGCTTTTTTCAGCGGCTTTTCCGAACTTTTCGCGTCGTTGGTCCGAAACAAAAGGAACAAAGTATATAAAATATGACCTAGCAAATTTTCGCCAGGTCTTGTTTGTTTATTATCATCATGGTGAAATGGGTGCTTGCCGTTTACAAAAATTGGGCGCGGAGCCGGAAATTATTGAACTTGTTGCCAAGCATCATGATCTTCCAGCTGCCGATGATTCACCTGAACTCGTTATTTTACGTCAGGCTGATCAAATGAATTAA
- a CDS encoding D-2-hydroxyacid dehydrogenase has translation MKILVLNQLSSRHMDQLLRVDPASEIVSCTLKEAEQHIADTDILVAWGSTHIENLFAKAKQLKWIHALSAGVENLNIAPLIDQHIILTNSKGIHGIPVSEHVFALLLSFTRGLHLCAKNQQAKVWKRVYTDELYEKTLAIIGLGSIGREVAKKAKAFGMNVVATKREVTAEIFIDRLYNPAELDDMLAISDVVVVALPLTPETHNYIQRQHFTAMKKTAYFINIARGDVVVEADLIAALQAEEIQGAGLDVFMNEPLPKTSPLWEMPNVIITPHSAAMSPYYMDRAMKLFADNLSRFIEKTDMHNVIDKYKGY, from the coding sequence TTGAAAATTCTTGTCCTCAATCAGCTATCCTCACGCCATATGGATCAGCTGTTACGAGTTGATCCTGCAAGCGAAATTGTCAGTTGTACACTTAAAGAAGCTGAGCAACATATTGCTGATACAGATATTCTCGTTGCCTGGGGGTCTACTCATATTGAAAATCTCTTTGCCAAGGCCAAACAATTAAAATGGATTCATGCCTTAAGTGCCGGCGTGGAAAACTTAAATATCGCCCCGCTCATTGATCAACATATTATCTTAACGAATTCGAAAGGCATTCACGGAATTCCCGTATCCGAGCATGTCTTTGCCTTGCTTCTTTCCTTTACGCGTGGCCTGCACTTATGTGCTAAAAATCAGCAAGCCAAAGTATGGAAACGTGTTTACACAGATGAACTGTATGAAAAAACCTTAGCCATTATCGGTTTAGGAAGTATTGGCCGGGAGGTTGCCAAGAAAGCCAAAGCCTTTGGCATGAATGTCGTAGCAACCAAACGAGAAGTGACAGCAGAAATTTTTATTGACCGTCTCTATAATCCAGCTGAATTAGATGACATGCTTGCCATCTCCGATGTCGTTGTCGTCGCTTTGCCGCTCACGCCAGAAACACATAACTATATTCAACGGCAGCACTTTACTGCCATGAAAAAAACGGCCTACTTCATCAATATCGCCCGAGGGGATGTTGTAGTAGAAGCAGACCTCATTGCCGCCTTACAAGCAGAAGAAATTCAGGGAGCCGGACTGGATGTATTTATGAATGAACCTTTGCCAAAAACAAGCCCCTTATGGGAAATGCCCAATGTCATTATTACACCCCATAGTGCAGCCATGTCGCCTTATTATATGGATCGAGCCATGAAGCTATTTGCTGACAATCTATCACGCTTTATAGAAAAAACAGATATGCACAATGTGATTGATAAATACAAAGGCTATTAA